The following DNA comes from candidate division WOR-3 bacterium.
ATAACCCTTTAAATTTCTCGCAAGTCTTATTCTTATAGAAAGAACAATATCACCATAAACAGGACTTATAAGTTTTAACCAAAAAGGAATCTTTTCACTCATCCATTTAAATCTTTCAGGTATCATTTCCTTTTTCCACCTCCTTTATAAGGTCTCTGAGTCGAGCAGCTCTTTCAAATTCCTCCCTATTTATCGCTTCTTCCAGTGCTCTTTTTAAAACTCTCAACCTGAATTCCTTATTGGGCTCATAAACTCCCTTATAAATTTTACCTTTATGCTCCTTTGCTTTATGATAATCATAGATTATCTTACTTATATTTGGTTCAAAACTTTCATAACATTTTTCACACTTAAATTTGGTTATTTTTAAAAATTCAGAAAATTTTAAACCACAATTTACACAAGCAAGATCTTCCTCAGGTTTTAAAACAGGATTTTCTTTTTTAGGGACAGGATATGGAGAAGGAGAAATCCCTATAGACTCCTTTTCAGCACATTCTTTACAGAGTTCAAGAACTTGCTTTTTACCACCTTCGTAAATAACAAGTTTTACCTCTGCTTTATTCTTTTTACATTTTTCACAAATTTTTTCCATTTTTTCTTTCATTTTATTAATTTTAACCTTCCTTCTTGTAAATAATAAGATAAATTAAAGTATTTTGTCCATAAAGGATTATGTGAAACCATAATCAAAGATACATTATTTTTATACACAAGGTCAAAGAGAATCTCCATAACTTTTAAAGCATTCTTTTCATCAAGACTACCAGTTGGTTCATCAGCAAAAATTATTTCAGGTTCCCCAACGATTGCTCTTGCTATTGCTACCCTTTGCTCCTCTCCTCCTGACATCTCTGTAGGAAAAGAATATATTTTTTCACTTAATCCAACCATCTCAAGAACTATCTTTGCTTTTTCCTTTGCTTTTTTAACACTTTCTCCCCTTATCAAAAGAGGAACCATAACATTTTCAAGGGCATTCAATTCTCTTATTAAATTATAAAATTGGAATATAAATCCAAATTTTTCATTCCTTAATAAAGATAACTTTCTTTCATCTTCCAAGGAAATAAGTTCTTCCATATAAAAAATTTTACCACTATCAGGTCTGTCAAGAAAAGAAAGAAGCATTAAAAGAGTTGTTTTACCTGAACCAGAAGGACCCTGAATAAGAATTTTATCACCCTTTCTTATAACTAAATCCACTCCTTTTAATACTTCAATTTTACCATTTGGAGAATTGAAACTCTTATAAAGACCTTCCGCTCTTAAAATAATTTCACTCATATCTCAGAGCTTCTCTTGGCAAAATTTTTGATGCTTTAATCGCAGGTATTACTGAGGAAAAAATAACTATTAGATAAGAAGAAAGAAAAATCCATAAAATATCTCTTAAACTTATAACCACAGGCATATAATCAATAAAATAAACATCAGGAGGAAGTTTGATAAGTTTATACTTTCCGGCTATAAAACCTAAAAAAGAACCAATCATTACTCCTGAAATTATACCTATACTTCCAAGTATTAAACCTTCAAGTAAAAAAATTTTAA
Coding sequences within:
- a CDS encoding ABC transporter ATP-binding protein, giving the protein MSEIILRAEGLYKSFNSPNGKIEVLKGVDLVIRKGDKILIQGPSGSGKTTLLMLLSFLDRPDSGKIFYMEELISLEDERKLSLLRNEKFGFIFQFYNLIRELNALENVMVPLLIRGESVKKAKEKAKIVLEMVGLSEKIYSFPTEMSGGEEQRVAIARAIVGEPEIIFADEPTGSLDEKNALKVMEILFDLVYKNNVSLIMVSHNPLWTKYFNLSYYLQEGRLKLIK
- a CDS encoding UvrB/UvrC motif-containing protein → MKEKMEKICEKCKKNKAEVKLVIYEGGKKQVLELCKECAEKESIGISPSPYPVPKKENPVLKPEEDLACVNCGLKFSEFLKITKFKCEKCYESFEPNISKIIYDYHKAKEHKGKIYKGVYEPNKEFRLRVLKRALEEAINREEFERAARLRDLIKEVEKGNDT